The following coding sequences lie in one Primulina huaijiensis isolate GDHJ02 chromosome 2, ASM1229523v2, whole genome shotgun sequence genomic window:
- the LOC140960193 gene encoding squamosa promoter-binding-like protein 8 isoform X2 — protein sequence MLEYEWGNPSTIMLSGEESIQDSEQNRQLFDPYTTHNFSETTGFVDSETHFGGVAAAAHHLQFHHPQVQNTNTYINDFYDTRVYGDALSSSCQAAPPPSMLSLEPFGPTGFAVVPKSEPMVGGLEFNPELNVSASRIGLNLGGRTYFASSEDDFVNRLYRRSRTLEPGPANSPRCQAEGCNADLSHAKHYHRRHKVCEFHSKATTVVVAGLTQRFCQQCSRFHLLSEFDNGKRSCRKRLADHNRRRRKSQQTNQETGSANKSQLENSGPNSSSENLTSNSEPHPSSVTVAVSPPRISLDCLGHKYYRSGSGTGAASYSTASTSSLDFSNRS from the exons ATGTTGGAATATGAATGGGGGAATCCTTCAACGATAATGCTTTCTGGGGAAGAATCGATCCAAGATTCTGAACAGAACCGCCAACTTTTCGATCCTTACACCACTCACAACTTCTCTGAAACCACGGGTTTTGTTGACTCCGAGACACACTTCGGCGGCGTCGCCGCGGCAGCTCACCACCTGCAGTTTCATCATCCTCAGGTCCAGAACACGAACACCTACATCAATGATTTCTACGATACTCGCGTATATGGCGATGCTCTTTCTTCGTCGTGCCAGGCAGCACCGCCGCCTTCCATGCTCAGTCTTGAGCCCTTCGGTCCGACGGGATTCGCGGTGGTGCCGAAGAGTGAACCGATGGTGGGAGGGCTGGAATTCAACCCTGAGCTTAACGTCAGCGCGAGCAGAATCGGGCTTAATTTGGGCGGCAGGACTTACTTCGCCTCTTCGGAGGATGACTTTGTGAACCGGCTGTACCGCCGTTCGAGGACTCTTGAACCCGGCCCCGCGAACTCCCCCAGGTGCCAAGCCGAGGGCTGCAACGCTGACCTTAGCCATGCTAAACACTACCACCGCCGCCACAAGGTGTGTGAGTTCCACTCCAAAGCCACCACAGTCGTGGTCGCCGGTTTGACTCAGCGGTTCTGCCAACAATGCAGCAG GTTCCATTTACTGTCGGAATTCGACAACGGGAAGCGAAGTTGCAGGAAAAGGCTAGCCGATCACAACCGGAGGAGGCGAAAATCCCAGCAAACGAATCAAGAAACCGGCAGCGCCAACAAATCTCAGCTTGAAAATAGCGGCCCCAATTCTTCTTCGGAAAACTTAACCTCGA ATTCGGAGCCTCATCCCTCCTCGGTCACGGTTGCTGTTTCGCCACCTAGAATTTCACTGGATTGCTTGGGACACAAATACTATAGAAGTGGCTCAGGCACAGGCGCTGCATCTTATTCAACTGCATCAACAAGTTCACTCGACTTTTCGAACCGGTCTTAA
- the LOC140960193 gene encoding squamosa promoter-binding-like protein 8 isoform X1 has protein sequence MLEYEWGNPSTIMLSGEESIQDSEQNRQLFDPYTTHNFSETTGFVDSETHFGGVAAAAHHLQFHHPQVQNTNTYINDFYDTRVYGDALSSSCQAAPPPSMLSLEPFGPTGFAVVPKSEPMVGGLEFNPELNVSASRIGLNLGGRTYFASSEDDFVNRLYRRSRTLEPGPANSPRCQAEGCNADLSHAKHYHRRHKVCEFHSKATTVVVAGLTQRFCQQCSRFHLLSEFDNGKRSCRKRLADHNRRRRKSQQTNQETGSANKSQLENSGPNSSSENLTSRSPPDSEPHPSSVTVAVSPPRISLDCLGHKYYRSGSGTGAASYSTASTSSLDFSNRS, from the exons ATGTTGGAATATGAATGGGGGAATCCTTCAACGATAATGCTTTCTGGGGAAGAATCGATCCAAGATTCTGAACAGAACCGCCAACTTTTCGATCCTTACACCACTCACAACTTCTCTGAAACCACGGGTTTTGTTGACTCCGAGACACACTTCGGCGGCGTCGCCGCGGCAGCTCACCACCTGCAGTTTCATCATCCTCAGGTCCAGAACACGAACACCTACATCAATGATTTCTACGATACTCGCGTATATGGCGATGCTCTTTCTTCGTCGTGCCAGGCAGCACCGCCGCCTTCCATGCTCAGTCTTGAGCCCTTCGGTCCGACGGGATTCGCGGTGGTGCCGAAGAGTGAACCGATGGTGGGAGGGCTGGAATTCAACCCTGAGCTTAACGTCAGCGCGAGCAGAATCGGGCTTAATTTGGGCGGCAGGACTTACTTCGCCTCTTCGGAGGATGACTTTGTGAACCGGCTGTACCGCCGTTCGAGGACTCTTGAACCCGGCCCCGCGAACTCCCCCAGGTGCCAAGCCGAGGGCTGCAACGCTGACCTTAGCCATGCTAAACACTACCACCGCCGCCACAAGGTGTGTGAGTTCCACTCCAAAGCCACCACAGTCGTGGTCGCCGGTTTGACTCAGCGGTTCTGCCAACAATGCAGCAG GTTCCATTTACTGTCGGAATTCGACAACGGGAAGCGAAGTTGCAGGAAAAGGCTAGCCGATCACAACCGGAGGAGGCGAAAATCCCAGCAAACGAATCAAGAAACCGGCAGCGCCAACAAATCTCAGCTTGAAAATAGCGGCCCCAATTCTTCTTCGGAAAACTTAACCTCGA GGTCACCGCCAGATTCGGAGCCTCATCCCTCCTCGGTCACGGTTGCTGTTTCGCCACCTAGAATTTCACTGGATTGCTTGGGACACAAATACTATAGAAGTGGCTCAGGCACAGGCGCTGCATCTTATTCAACTGCATCAACAAGTTCACTCGACTTTTCGAACCGGTCTTAA